CCTGTTTGCCATACATATTTTTCATCTTCATGACATTGAACTGCGTGCAGACGGCTTCGTCGGGATCGGAGATCAGTTCGAACGGCAGGCCCAGCTTGCCCTTGAAGTTCTCGTGCGAGCGCAGCGAATCGCGGCTCAGGCCGACGATGTCGGCGCCGAGCGCCTGGAATTCGGGCCACGCTTCGCGGAAGGCGATGCTCTCGGTGGTGCAGCCAGGCGTATTGTCCTTGGGGTAGAAGTACAGCACAGTGTACCTGGCCGGACGGCCGAGCAGCT
This portion of the Telluria beijingensis genome encodes:
- a CDS encoding peroxiredoxin, translating into MAESQATIAPFSAPMTGGQTFELLGRPARYTVLYFYPKDNTPGCTTESIAFREAWPEFQALGADIVGLSRDSLRSHENFKGKLGLPFELISDPDEAVCTQFNVMKMKNMYGKQVRGVERSTFVIDAQGRLVKEWRGVKVNDHVAEVLEFLKSQP